The Cyclopterus lumpus isolate fCycLum1 chromosome 6, fCycLum1.pri, whole genome shotgun sequence genome contains a region encoding:
- the gnrhr4 gene encoding gonadotropin releasing hormone receptor 4, giving the protein MNESSPSRQFIMFHQLTDQTVNGSCQGAASACNKSADGDALQLPTFSTAAKVRVIITFSLCAVSAVSNLVVLYAAGNGGKRKSHVRILIMNLTVADLLVTFIVMPVDAVWNITVQWQAGDVACRLLMFMKLVAMYSCAFVTVVISLDRQSAILNPLGISEAKRKSKIMLTVAWTMSVILSLPQMIIFHNVTITVPENFTQCTTHGSFVQHWQETLYNMFTFVCLFLLPLIIMIFCYTRILIEISSRMARGNLLSRDVHLRRSHNNIPKARMRTLKMSIVIVTSFIVCWTPYYLLGLWYWLFPERMEETVSHSLTHMLFIFGLFNACLDPITYGLFTVHLHKGLKRCCQTSNIRPELENNTGLVHRAHLSTPKQIDSSVHNTDVEGNESHSTSGSRPIRPVSKM; this is encoded by the exons ATGAACGAGTCCTCGC cctcgcgtcagtttattatGTTCCACCAGCTTACGGATCAAACAGTGAATGGCAGCTGCCAGGGAGCCGCCTCAGCTTGCAATAAGAGCGCTGATGGAGACGCGCTCCAGCTGCCCACTTTCTCCACAGCGGCGAAAGTCAGAGTCATCATCACCTTCAGTCTGTGCGCGGTTTCAGCTGTGAGCAACTTGGTTGTGCTGTATGCTGCCGGCAACGGGGGCAAGCGCAAGTCGCACGTTCGGATCCTCATTATGAACCTGACCGTGGCGGACCTGCTGGTGACTTTCATCGTGATGCCCGTGGACGCGGTGTGGAACATCACGGTGCAGTGGCAGGCGGGAGATGTCGCCTGCAGGCTGCTGATGTTCATGAAACTGGTGGCGATGTACTCGTGCGCTTTTGTAACTGTGGTCATTAGCCTGGATAGGCAGTCCGCCATTCTCAATCCTCTGGGCATCAGTGAGGCCAAAAGGAAAAGCAAGATCATGTTGACTGTGGCCTGGACGATGAGTGTAATCCTCTCACTCCCTCAG ATGATTATATTTCACAATGTGACCATCACAGTCCCGGAGAACTTCACCCAGTGCACCACCCATGGCAGTTTTGTCCAGCACTGGCAGGAGACCCTCTACAACATGTTCACCTTTGTgtgcctcttcctcctgcctttGATTATCATGATCTTCTGCTACACACGCATTCTCATTGAGATATCCAGCCGCATGGCCCGGGGTAACT TGCTGTCAAGAGATGTTCATCTCCGCCGCTCCCACAACAACATCCCAAAAGCTCGGATGAGGACTCTTAAGATGAGCATCGTCATCGTGACGTCATTCATCGTCTGCTGGACCCCGTACTACCTGCTCGGCCTGTGGTATTGGTTATTTCCTGAAAGAATGGAGGAAACAGTCTCTCATTCACTAACACATATGCTGTTTATCTTTGGCCTCTTCAACGCCTGTCTGGACCCCATCACTTATGGTCTGTTCACCGTTCATCTTCACAAGGGTCTTAAGAGATGCTGTCAGACATCAAACATACGGCCTGAATTAGAAAACAACACTGGCCTTGTACACAGGGCTCATCTTTCAACTCCTAAGCAGATTGACTCAAGTGTCCACAATACAGACGTAGAGGGAAATGAAAGCCACAGCACAAGTGGTTCAAGGCCAATACGCCCAGTGAGCAAGATGTAA